The following nucleotide sequence is from Trifolium pratense cultivar HEN17-A07 linkage group LG2, ARS_RC_1.1, whole genome shotgun sequence.
tgggttacacacataaaattggatttgtagataaaaaaatatatatgggaTTTGTATCTAAAAAAAAAGTGGCACGTGATATAAGACAAtaaatatatctatatatataattcctagatagttctcctactattcatcttaaccctaatccacatcacccacttacatccaattaaatcacacaataatgccacatcacttccttatattatatcattctcatctctatttttcttgtttccacatcacttccttatattatatcattctcatctctattttttttgtttttatattatatcaatcttataataaataataaagaattatgcttctccaattatccaaaaattgatgtcacgaGATGTTACAGTTttcaacattattattgaattatacctctccaattatcaaaaaattgatgtcacaagatgttacaattttctacattattataacattccttagtgacaatgaagatgagcatagttggattctctttcaacatttatttcatttaaatgtcaaccgttttcatagaaacaacaaagagtttataatttaatcacacaaaaaaatacgaagagtgtatacattaatattgacttaattacattataattgtagagaagagtgaatgttatgcaaaaagttaggttatgcgattgaaatatataaccattatcattatcatatttcattcaattttgatggtccctACTCATtatctatacatataggtatatatattggttggaggaagtgataagtacatcacttttatattattattattattattattattattattattattattattattattattttcattttataatagttattgttacaatttatacgaataattttttaacattataatataaaatacaacataacacctgtgcatcgcacgggtgtgggactagtaggataagaaaaattgtgcatttaaCTCAGGGATGGAGCCAGAAATTGAGCTTTGGGGCGACCGAGTATAACACATacacaaaaatttataaaataaatctaaaGTTAATATTTGTGAATCTGTATTTTATGGGTCATTTTATTAAGTAGAACTTTTTGGCTCCTCTATTTTCACGTTTGTTGTAATTTTGGTCTAAACTCATGTATTGTGCCGTAAAATTTATGACTTTTTGCGTCAAAAATCGTGAATTTTAGTCTCAAAAGAGCCCAAAAAGTTGAAATAGAGCCCAAAAAGTTGAAATAAAAAGAGGGACAAATTTGGcgagtttaataaaatagagggaaaacaaatgaaattacgtcaataatataataacatattaatataaaaaaaatcgtaAAAAAATAGGGGGACCGTGGCCTCTGCTGGTCCCCTTATAGCTCCGTCCCTGATTTAACCCGTATTGATTATATttggttacaaaaatatatcaaattaatttatatggTTTAGTGTAGGAATGACAATGGTTGCcaatgggtgcgggtttgatactacccaaacacacacccatatattcgggtgccacccaaacccaaacctgaATGTCGTTCGTGTGAGAAAATGAAACTTACACCCACAACCGGCTATAGAAAAGTTTTTTGGTTATCTGAACCGTGATTTTAGCTTATCGGTTCACAGTGGCGCTAATCTTTGACTTATCGAACGGAGTCTCCATAGCCGGTTGTGACGTCCTCACGACTTATCAATCGTGGTTCTACTTTCTATTATGATATCAGGCCACAAAAAACACAGGTAAAGGActcaaaatcaataaaacaaagtgaatttgaGAAGGACACGACTGCATTTGCTATCTCAAGAAATCACACTAAATTAGCTCTAATTTGGAgtattctttttcttcttagaaacatacaaaataaaacaaatgaaattgacgtttatccaaaaataaaagaaacaaggGATAAGATTGCAATGTACTCCCTTcgatcctaaatataagagaatatatactttttagatttattgagaatctaatgtatttggtctatatcatagactagatacattaaattttcaatatatctaaaaaataaatttcttctcATATTTACCAGAGGAagtatatttgtaaaaaaaaaaaatgattgctATGTATATACTGGGATGAGGGATGACAACATGTTATACATTCCCCATATTATATTGAACACATtctaattaatgaaatgctataagcatattttcataaaaaatgcaTGTTGttcattgcttaaaaaaaaaaaagacatgttgTACATGTAACATGTGGCCATGTGGGATGGTGGACTGTTGGGAGTGTTCAAAATGTGGGTGACCGTTcctattgaaattaaaataagaagaaCTGAAGAAGTCAAATGTGGTTGAGCAAAAACTAGCAATTTAacttctttttaattttgttatactATATACAAATTTGTCACACTTGTGGCTGGGAATTTTACTTGGGATGGACAACCTTAacaaacatgaaaaaaatacTTTGACTACTTGCATATACTCTTTGCTCATCATATAGATATTTGGTGGATATTCCACGTAAACAATATTTCATACTATTtgcaaatatattttagaaagtattaatgtttttttacaggaaaatatcaatgttataataaaatatgatatgattgagtttttttctcaattatgaTGGTTAGAAATTCCAtacttaaaatgaataagtgagatgaccgaAGTTCGAACTTCGGCGCGTACTtagaaataaatttttttgttaaaagaattttttagaAATGGTTAGAAAAAATGGTAAGTAGAAGAGGGGGTGGGGTTTGTAAAAAGAAGAGAGGGGGGTGGGTTTAGGGGAATAATTAATGAaaaggaggtggtggtggtggtgggatGAATGAATGGATGGATGGGGGGTCAcagtcacacacacacaccgtCCATATCCATAGTCATAACTCATAGTGGAggcaagagagagagagagagagaatagtcGTGTGTGTTAGTGAAAGCGAAATAAGAGAATTTTTGAACAAAGCGACGTCGTATCGTACGTGGAgtgtgtttgtgttgtgtgTCTGAGAGAGAACAGCTAAGCCAGCTGTGTATGGGTTTGGGCTTGGGTGTGAGTGAGTGTGTAATCTTCATATTCCTCCTATATTTCCTGCCTCATTCTATTCgtcgtcgtcatcatcatcatcatcacgtTTTAATTTTCGATGAAAACTATGCTCTTAATTCATCTAAGACTCTATAGTAGTAGAGtagttcaattgataaaaaaatgataaatagaaATTATCTGATCTCAACAACTCATTATTCATTCATGGCTCCCAATCCGtcgatttcttcttcttcttcttcttcgttgaATGTCAAGAACCAGACTCCTTCTTCCTCTCAAGATATTCTAATCCGCGAAACTCTCCGTATCAGTGCCGAATTAGCCTCCACACCTCTCCTCCTCGATACCACCACGCCTCCTCCTCTCCTCCTCTCCAATCCACTTTGAAATTCATTTGTTGCGAGGAACTCGATGGCCGTCGATGGAAGTACGTCGCCGAGACCGATTCATCAGGCAAATTCAAGAATAATTCATTTCGCTCTCTCAGCTTGCAAACCCCTAAGCCCCCTATTGATGTATGTATGTTCATTCAttcttgtttgttttattaCATTCATTCCTATTTTCTTCTCTTCTGTTTGTTTGATTGTTTCTAAACGCAGGAATTGATGTCGTTCGTTAGATCCTATGTGGTTCCCGAAGGTTTCCCTGACAGTGTCACTCCTTCCTATGTCCCCTACATGACTTGGAGGGCTCTCAAGGTAAACTAACTCATCTTCTTAATTTTCACTCCCAACAATTCATTCATTATTTACTTACTACTTTACTCTAtggtttttaataataataataataataataattgcttTTTGTTTCAGCACTTTTTTGGTGGAGCAATGGGCGTTTTCACCACTCATACACTTTTGAGTTCAGTTGGTGTCAATAGAAATACCGCTGCTCCAGGGGCTGTTGCAATCAACTGGATTCTCAAGGTAATTCTTTGCTCACAACTTGCATCAAACTTCTGCTTCCTGTGTGACTCAAATGAATCAATCTCATTGCATATGAATGAATTTCTCATTGTCTTTTATACCTTTAATATTCAactcaataataatatatatatatgtaggatGGAGCTGGTCGTGTCGGAAAGATGCTTTTTGCTCGCCaaggaaaaaaatttgattatgaTCTCAAACAGGTACTCATATACTTGCTGCTTGCTCTGCTCAATTTCATAATACAAATCAGAGCTATCCCACAATCTGCTGTCTGAAAGTTATTGTGTTGCAGTTGCGGTTTGCCGGTGATCTTCTAATGGAGTTGGGTGCCGGGGTGGAACTGGCAACTGCTGCAATGCCACATCTATTTCTTCCGTTGGCTTGCGCTGCTAATGTACTCAAGGTTTGATATTTTTCTAGTTTGTTTTGTCAGGATGACTGATTCATTTTCATGTCACTTTTCTACAGTCTAATTAGTTTATTTATGCTCTTAGAATGTTGCTGCTGTAACATCAACATCAACTAGGACACCAATTTACAAAGCCTTTGCTAAAGGAGAAAACATTGGGGATGTCACTGCTAAAGGAGAATGTGTTGGCAATATTGCAGACCTGGTATGTTTATGAACTTCAACAATAAATAACTGTTGAATGTGCTGTTGCTAAATTTTGGTGCCATCTGCTCAGGAACCCTTTGTTTCagtttttttcattaaaatatatcACTATtaccattgaaa
It contains:
- the LOC123904568 gene encoding protein root UVB sensitive 6-like gives rise to the protein MVSRRGGGKLSDLNNSLFIHGSQSVDFFFFFFFVECQEPDSFFLSRYSNPRNSPYQCRISLHTSPPRYHHASSSPPLQSTLKFICCEELDGRRWKYVAETDSSGKFKNNSFRSLSLQTPKPPIDELMSFVRSYVVPEGFPDSVTPSYVPYMTWRALKHFFGGAMGVFTTHTLLSSVGVNRNTAAPGAVAINWILKDGAGRVGKMLFARQGKKFDYDLKQLRFAGDLLMELGAGVELATAAMPHLFLPLACAANVLKNVAAVTSTSTRTPIYKAFAKGENIGDVTAKGECVGNIADLLGTGLSIMIAKRNPSLVTTFSLLSCGYILSSYKEVKSVVLHTLNSARFSVAVESFLKTGQVPTLREGNLNEDIFSFPWKDRPVVLGSRIKDAFQDPSTYVAIEPLFDKERYIVTYNPTKSKVHAVLKDQAKSDDILKAAFHAHVLSSFIKSMNESKVSSWKQREDLNSNVMLTVTDLEACIADSCKVVTNAYWLFKNKAHEQGWTMSESLLNPGRARLCLVDNR